A window of the Methanoculleus horonobensis genome harbors these coding sequences:
- a CDS encoding NAD(P)-dependent alcohol dehydrogenase, which produces MMKGLAMLRIGEIGWIEKEKPAYGPRDAVVRPLALAPCTSDVHTVWEGAIGERHNLILGHEALGIVDEVGSEVRDFKPGDRVIVPAITPDWETEAAQRGYPSQTGGPLGGWKFSNFKDGVFGEFFHVNLADYNLAHLPEGMPLEAGVMLPDMLSTGFMGAENAQIEFGSTVAVLGIGPVGLSAIAGAKLRGAGRIFAVGTRPAAVKVAKEYGATDIINYKEGDTAEQIRNKTGGYGVDAVIVAGGGPEVMIDAVNAARPGSVISNINYFGSGIGDQDIIPLPRITWGFGMADKNIMTGLCPGGRVRMERLAEVVMHGRMDPSLMATHVFKGFDKLEEALLLMKEKPKDLIKPVVLVEP; this is translated from the coding sequence ATGATGAAAGGCCTGGCAATGCTCAGGATCGGAGAGATCGGATGGATAGAGAAGGAGAAGCCGGCGTATGGCCCGAGAGACGCCGTCGTCAGACCGCTGGCGCTCGCTCCGTGCACGTCCGATGTCCACACCGTCTGGGAGGGAGCGATCGGCGAGAGGCACAACCTCATCCTGGGGCACGAGGCGCTCGGGATCGTCGACGAAGTCGGGAGCGAGGTTCGGGACTTCAAGCCCGGCGATCGGGTCATCGTACCGGCGATCACTCCCGACTGGGAGACGGAAGCCGCACAGCGCGGGTATCCCTCGCAGACCGGCGGACCCCTCGGGGGCTGGAAGTTTTCGAACTTCAAGGACGGTGTCTTCGGCGAGTTCTTCCACGTAAATCTGGCGGACTACAACCTCGCGCACCTGCCGGAGGGCATGCCTCTCGAGGCGGGGGTCATGCTCCCGGACATGCTCAGTACCGGGTTTATGGGTGCGGAGAACGCTCAGATCGAGTTCGGGTCCACGGTGGCCGTCCTCGGTATCGGGCCGGTCGGGCTCTCCGCCATCGCCGGTGCGAAACTCCGGGGCGCCGGGAGGATCTTCGCCGTCGGCACGAGGCCTGCCGCTGTTAAGGTGGCGAAGGAGTACGGCGCTACGGACATCATCAACTACAAGGAGGGAGACACCGCGGAGCAGATCCGGAACAAAACAGGCGGATATGGTGTCGATGCCGTGATCGTCGCCGGCGGCGGGCCTGAGGTGATGATAGATGCCGTAAACGCGGCCAGACCCGGATCGGTGATCTCGAACATCAACTACTTTGGTTCGGGTATCGGCGATCAGGACATCATCCCGCTTCCCCGGATCACCTGGGGGTTCGGGATGGCGGATAAGAACATCATGACCGGGCTCTGTCCCGGCGGAAGGGTGAGGATGGAGAGACTGGCCGAGGTGGTGATGCACGGACGCATGGACCCGTCGCTCATGGCGACGCACGTCTTCAAGGGTTTCGATAAGCTGGAAGAGGCTCTCCTCCTGATGAAGGAGAAGCCGAAAGACCTGATCAAGCCTGTCGTTCTCGTGGAGCCGTAG
- a CDS encoding deoxycytidylate deaminase: MTDRHTDAPPVPPRASRTEWYMNIAVETARRSTCIRRCYGAVVVNSAGEIVSTGHNGAPRGEAHCDELNTCIRKQYNIPSGERYEFCRSVHAEMNALLQAGRAAAGCTMYLAGFERLTGAPSYDPPCLMCSKMLVNAGIDRVMVRTPDGLGELDPQELYRQHLDRVIAKVSGK, translated from the coding sequence ATGACGGATCGGCATACCGATGCACCACCCGTACCGCCCCGGGCCTCGCGAACCGAATGGTACATGAATATCGCGGTCGAGACCGCCCGGCGGTCGACCTGCATCCGGCGGTGCTACGGTGCGGTCGTGGTCAACTCGGCGGGAGAGATCGTCTCCACCGGGCACAACGGTGCGCCGCGGGGGGAGGCCCATTGCGATGAGTTGAACACCTGCATAAGGAAGCAGTACAACATCCCCTCCGGCGAACGCTACGAGTTCTGCCGCTCGGTGCACGCGGAGATGAACGCGCTCCTGCAGGCGGGACGGGCCGCAGCCGGTTGCACGATGTACCTGGCCGGGTTCGAGCGCCTGACGGGAGCGCCTTCCTACGACCCCCCCTGCCTGATGTGCTCGAAGATGCTGGTGAACGCCGGCATCGACAGGGTGATGGTCAGGACTCCGGACGGGCTCGGGGAACTCGACCCGCAGGAGCTCTACCGGCAGCACCTGGATCGCGTGATCGCGAAGGTCTCGGGGAAGTAG
- a CDS encoding alpha/beta fold hydrolase, producing the protein MSYLTVGKENTGTIDLYYEDHGAGRPVVLIHGWPLSSKSWEKQVPALLDAGYRVVAYDRRGFGNSAKPTFGYDYDTLAEDLHRIVTELDLVDATLVGFSMGGGEVARYLGTYGSERVERAVFISAIPPFLLKTDDNPEGVEGSVFDGIMESIAADRPAFLAGFLSEFYNVDILGGDLISDEAVRLSWNVAAAASPVGTLDCVPAWLTDFRDDLKSIDVPVLVIHGDTDRIVPFAASGKRTGEMAKESRLVVVEGGPHGIIWTHAERVNRALLDFLGQEILEAEPFAANPT; encoded by the coding sequence ATGTCGTATCTCACCGTCGGTAAGGAAAATACGGGCACCATCGACCTCTATTACGAAGATCACGGTGCCGGGAGACCGGTCGTCCTGATCCACGGCTGGCCGCTATCGAGCAAATCCTGGGAGAAGCAGGTGCCGGCGCTGCTCGATGCAGGCTACCGCGTCGTCGCCTACGACCGCAGGGGGTTTGGGAACTCCGCGAAACCGACCTTCGGCTACGATTACGACACCCTGGCCGAAGACCTGCACAGGATCGTGACCGAACTCGATCTCGTCGACGCCACGCTCGTCGGGTTCTCGATGGGCGGCGGGGAGGTCGCCCGCTATCTCGGTACCTACGGGAGCGAGCGGGTGGAGCGGGCGGTCTTCATATCCGCGATCCCGCCGTTCCTCTTGAAGACGGACGACAATCCCGAGGGGGTCGAGGGCAGCGTCTTTGACGGGATCATGGAGAGCATCGCCGCCGACCGTCCGGCGTTCCTCGCCGGGTTCCTCTCTGAGTTCTACAACGTCGATATTCTCGGGGGCGACCTCATCAGCGACGAGGCCGTCCGCCTCAGCTGGAACGTCGCCGCCGCCGCCTCCCCGGTGGGCACGCTCGACTGTGTCCCGGCGTGGCTGACTGACTTCCGGGACGACCTTAAAAGCATCGACGTGCCGGTTCTCGTCATCCACGGCGATACGGACCGGATCGTGCCCTTCGCCGCATCGGGAAAGCGCACCGGCGAGATGGCCAAAGAGAGCCGCCTGGTGGTAGTCGAGGGCGGCCCGCACGGGATCATCTGGACGCACGCGGAGCGGGTCAACCGGGCGTTGCTGGACTTCCTCGGGCAGGAGATTCTGGAGGCGGAGCCGTTCGCCGCAAATCCTACGTAG
- a CDS encoding M24 family metallopeptidase: MERKTPASELRNRMERFRLRMDAENPSWELAAIFGRTNQFYLTGTMQDGVLLIPRDGEGVLWVRRSLERALDESHFPDIRPMKSFRDAAAVMGATPGTVHVETEMVPLALLERFRKHFPIRETRSLDAQAAKVRSVKSAYELAILEEAGRIHRHVLEDAVPAMLREGMSEAELGGEVFSHLVREGHHGIARFGMFGTEMILGQLGFGESSIYPTGFDGPGGCLGAAPGAPVLGSHDRKLGTGDLVFVDCACGVQGYHTDKTMTYMFGRPLPEEAIEAHRRCVDVQNKAASMLRPGIAPSEVYATILDGLEPGFLENFMGFGERRVQFLGHGVGLQVDEMPVIARGFDEPLEEGMVIALEPKKGIAGVGMVGIENTFVVGRGGGRCITGTNPGMIPVY, translated from the coding sequence ATGGAGCGTAAGACCCCCGCCTCAGAACTCCGGAACCGCATGGAACGGTTCCGGCTCCGCATGGATGCCGAGAACCCCTCCTGGGAGCTCGCCGCGATATTCGGGCGGACGAACCAGTTCTACCTCACCGGGACGATGCAGGACGGGGTTCTCCTCATCCCCCGCGACGGCGAGGGCGTGCTCTGGGTGCGCCGGAGCCTTGAGAGGGCGCTTGACGAGTCGCACTTCCCCGATATCCGGCCGATGAAGAGTTTCCGCGATGCGGCAGCCGTGATGGGGGCAACTCCAGGGACGGTTCACGTGGAGACGGAGATGGTACCCCTCGCGCTGCTCGAACGGTTCCGGAAGCACTTCCCGATCCGCGAGACACGATCGCTCGATGCACAGGCGGCGAAGGTCAGGTCGGTCAAAAGCGCTTACGAACTCGCGATCCTGGAGGAGGCCGGGAGGATTCACCGCCACGTGCTCGAAGACGCTGTTCCCGCGATGCTTCGCGAAGGGATGAGCGAGGCGGAACTCGGGGGCGAGGTCTTCTCGCACCTGGTACGGGAAGGGCATCATGGGATTGCCCGATTCGGGATGTTCGGGACGGAGATGATCCTCGGGCAGCTCGGCTTTGGAGAGAGTTCCATCTACCCGACCGGTTTCGACGGGCCGGGGGGGTGCCTCGGAGCGGCTCCCGGCGCACCGGTGCTCGGCAGCCACGACCGGAAGCTCGGAACCGGGGATCTGGTCTTCGTCGACTGCGCGTGCGGGGTGCAGGGCTACCACACCGACAAGACGATGACGTACATGTTCGGGCGACCGCTCCCCGAAGAGGCGATCGAAGCGCATCGCCGGTGCGTGGACGTCCAGAACAAAGCAGCCTCGATGCTGCGGCCGGGGATAGCACCCTCGGAGGTCTACGCGACGATACTCGACGGCCTGGAACCCGGGTTCCTCGAGAACTTCATGGGGTTCGGCGAGCGGCGGGTGCAGTTCCTGGGCCACGGCGTCGGCCTGCAGGTGGACGAGATGCCGGTGATCGCCCGCGGTTTCGACGAGCCGCTCGAAGAGGGGATGGTGATCGCCCTCGAGCCCAAGAAGGGGATCGCGGGTGTCGGGATGGTCGGGATCGAGAACACCTTCGTGGTCGGCCGCGGGGGCGGCCGGTGCATAACCGGGACGAATCCCGGGATGATCCCGGTATACTGA